In Enterobacter cloacae, the following are encoded in one genomic region:
- a CDS encoding phenylacetaldehyde dehydrogenase, with the protein MSESLVAVLPGVQQFLDRHHGLWIEGRQTASDSEKRLNVFNPATGEVIASTADASVDDVDRAVMSGWRAFVGRRWAGKLPAERERILLHFADLVEQHSEELAQLETLEQGKSINISRAFEVGCTLNWMRYTAGLTTKIAGKTLDLSIPLPQGARYQAWTRKEPVGVVAGIVPWNFPLMIGMWKVMPALAAGCSIVIKPSETTPLTMLRVAELASEAGIPDGVFNVVTGSGAVCGAALTSHPHIAKVSFTGSTATGKQIARTAADTLTGVTLELGGKNPAIVLKDADPAWVIEGLMTGSFLNQGQVCAASSRIYIEAPLFDTLVGGFEQAVKSLSVGPGMSPQAFINPLVSRAHCDKVQTFLDEAKSHNAELISGNRGPDGKGYYVSPTLVVNPDAALRLTREEVFGPVVNLVRVADGEEALALANDTEYGLTASVWTQNISKALEYTDRLQAGTVWVNSHTLIDANLPFGGMKQSGTGRDFGPDWLDGWCETKSVCVRY; encoded by the coding sequence ATGTCTGAATCACTGGTAGCCGTACTGCCTGGCGTGCAGCAGTTTCTGGACCGACATCATGGCCTGTGGATTGAAGGCCGTCAGACTGCATCCGACAGCGAAAAACGGTTGAACGTGTTCAACCCGGCCACGGGAGAGGTGATTGCGTCAACCGCAGATGCCAGCGTAGATGATGTTGACCGTGCCGTGATGTCCGGCTGGCGCGCGTTTGTTGGTCGCCGCTGGGCGGGGAAACTCCCGGCAGAACGCGAACGTATCTTGCTGCATTTTGCTGACCTGGTGGAGCAGCACAGCGAAGAGCTGGCGCAGCTGGAAACGCTGGAGCAGGGGAAATCGATTAACATTTCCCGAGCCTTTGAAGTGGGCTGCACCCTGAACTGGATGCGCTATACCGCCGGGCTGACCACCAAAATTGCCGGGAAGACTCTCGATCTCTCTATCCCGTTGCCGCAGGGGGCTCGTTACCAGGCGTGGACGCGCAAAGAGCCGGTGGGTGTCGTCGCCGGGATTGTGCCGTGGAACTTCCCGCTGATGATCGGCATGTGGAAAGTGATGCCTGCGCTGGCCGCTGGCTGTTCCATCGTGATCAAACCTTCGGAGACCACGCCGCTGACCATGCTGCGTGTGGCGGAACTGGCAAGCGAAGCGGGCATTCCTGACGGCGTGTTTAACGTGGTGACGGGGAGCGGTGCAGTGTGTGGTGCTGCGCTGACGTCGCATCCGCATATTGCGAAAGTGAGTTTTACCGGTTCAACGGCGACCGGTAAACAGATTGCGCGCACGGCGGCGGATACGCTGACGGGCGTTACCCTGGAGCTGGGCGGTAAAAACCCGGCCATTGTGCTCAAAGATGCCGACCCTGCGTGGGTAATTGAAGGGTTGATGACCGGCAGCTTCCTTAACCAGGGGCAGGTTTGTGCGGCCAGCTCCCGTATTTACATTGAAGCACCGCTGTTTGACACGCTGGTCGGCGGCTTTGAACAGGCGGTGAAATCCCTGAGCGTTGGCCCGGGTATGTCACCCCAGGCGTTTATTAATCCGCTGGTGTCGCGTGCGCACTGCGATAAAGTACAGACCTTCCTTGATGAAGCGAAGTCGCACAACGCGGAGCTTATCAGCGGCAACCGAGGCCCGGATGGCAAGGGATATTACGTCTCCCCGACGCTGGTGGTAAACCCGGATGCCGCACTGAGGCTGACCCGTGAAGAAGTCTTTGGTCCGGTGGTGAACCTGGTGCGCGTGGCCGATGGTGAAGAAGCACTGGCGCTGGCAAACGACACTGAATACGGGCTGACGGCCAGCGTCTGGACGCAGAATATCAGCAAGGCGCTGGAATATACCGACAGGCTACAGGCGGGTACCGTGTGGGTGAACAGCCATACGCTGATCGACGCCAACCTGCCGTTTGGCGGCATGAAGCAGTCCGGCACCGGGCGCGACTTCGGCCCGGACTGGCTGGATGGATGGTGTGAAACCAAATCGGTTTGTGTGCGCTACTAA
- a CDS encoding GGDEF domain-containing protein, protein MNLPWLAFVNVSFALMILLRNVLFQDSDTLYPIPLHLTRIVDASMFGIIMLSAALIIMAWQRIAGISVVLFVCSAIWSITCYWFITDWQLPHVWPLCAILLLAGLTALYFYPEGLLSFMLPLWLTLPVASWMLNDGVNIRFATIWIVFTLILICGRFILLSWFDEAWRRNQQNQLLISRLDALAHQDPLTKTANRRAMENVLNNAVDQGKPFSLIMLDIDDFKRYNDTYGHQAGDECLARVADVLKQTVRTPNDVVSRYGGEEFVVILFNCKESMAEQVAARIQEGLRMAAIPHVASTVSDHVTASMGITGMTAGLTAHEIIARADVALYQAKNAGRDRWSL, encoded by the coding sequence ATGAACCTGCCGTGGCTGGCGTTTGTCAACGTGAGCTTTGCGCTCATGATCCTGCTACGCAACGTCCTGTTTCAGGACAGCGATACGCTTTACCCGATCCCGCTCCACCTGACGCGAATTGTCGATGCATCAATGTTCGGCATCATTATGCTGTCAGCCGCCTTAATCATCATGGCCTGGCAGCGCATTGCCGGTATCAGCGTTGTTCTGTTCGTCTGTAGTGCAATCTGGTCGATAACCTGTTACTGGTTTATCACCGACTGGCAACTTCCCCACGTCTGGCCGCTGTGTGCCATCCTGCTACTGGCAGGCCTGACGGCGCTGTATTTCTACCCGGAAGGATTATTGTCCTTCATGTTACCGCTCTGGCTCACCCTGCCCGTTGCCAGTTGGATGCTAAATGACGGGGTCAACATTCGCTTTGCCACCATCTGGATAGTCTTCACCCTGATCCTCATCTGTGGCCGTTTTATCCTGCTGAGCTGGTTTGATGAAGCCTGGCGGCGTAATCAGCAGAACCAGCTGTTGATCTCTCGGCTGGATGCGCTGGCGCACCAGGATCCGCTGACCAAAACCGCCAACCGTCGGGCAATGGAAAACGTGCTGAACAATGCGGTTGACCAGGGTAAACCCTTCTCATTGATTATGCTGGATATTGATGATTTCAAACGCTACAACGACACTTACGGCCACCAGGCAGGAGACGAATGCCTGGCGCGTGTTGCGGACGTGCTGAAGCAAACGGTGCGTACACCGAATGATGTGGTATCGCGCTACGGCGGTGAGGAGTTTGTGGTGATCCTCTTCAACTGCAAGGAGAGCATGGCGGAACAGGTTGCCGCACGTATTCAGGAGGGGCTGCGCATGGCGGCTATTCCACACGTTGCCTCAACGGTCAGCGACCACGTTACCGCCAGCATGGGGATTACGGGAATGACGGCGGGACTTACCGCCCACGAGATCATCGCCCGCGCCGATGTTGCACTTTATCAGGCTAAAAATGCCGGGCGGGATCGCTGGTCTTTGTAA
- a CDS encoding ISL3 family transposase produces MDEKSLYAHILNLSDPWQVKSLSLDENAGSVTVTIEIAENTRLACPTCGKSCSVHDHRHRKWRHLDTCQFTTIVEADVPRIMCPEHGCLTLPVPWAGPGSRYTLLFESFVLSWLKISTVDAVRKQLKLSWNAVDGIMTRAVKRGLARIKKPLSARHMNVDEVAFKKGHRYITVISDRDGRALALTDDRGTESLAGYLRTLTDGQLLAIKTLSMDMNAGYIRAARIHLPSAVEKIAFDRFHVAKQLGEVVDKTRQNEHPHLPVESRHQAKGTRFLWQYSDKWMTESRQEKLMWLRAQMKLTSQCWALKELAKDIWNRPWSEERRSDWQRWLALAANSDVPMMKNAAKTIGKRLYGILNAMRHSVSNGNAEALNSKIRLLRIKARGYRNRERFKLGVMFHYGKLNMAF; encoded by the coding sequence ATGGACGAAAAGTCCCTCTACGCTCATATTCTCAACCTGTCCGATCCGTGGCAGGTAAAGTCCCTTTCTCTCGATGAAAATGCCGGTTCTGTTACTGTCACTATTGAGATCGCTGAAAACACCCGGCTAGCCTGTCCGACCTGCGGTAAATCCTGTTCTGTTCACGATCACCGTCATCGTAAATGGCGCCATCTTGATACCTGCCAGTTCACCACTATTGTTGAAGCCGATGTTCCACGAATTATGTGTCCGGAGCATGGCTGCCTGACGTTGCCTGTTCCGTGGGCTGGCCCCGGAAGCCGGTATACGTTGCTATTCGAATCGTTCGTTCTCTCATGGCTGAAAATCAGCACCGTTGATGCTGTCAGGAAGCAACTTAAGCTCAGTTGGAATGCGGTTGACGGCATTATGACCCGGGCAGTTAAGCGAGGTCTTGCCCGGATAAAAAAGCCATTATCCGCCCGTCATATGAATGTGGATGAGGTCGCCTTTAAAAAAGGACATCGTTACATAACGGTGATCTCCGATCGCGATGGTCGGGCGCTGGCCTTAACGGATGATCGCGGCACAGAGAGTCTTGCCGGCTATCTTCGCACGCTCACTGATGGGCAGTTGCTGGCTATCAAAACGCTCTCAATGGACATGAACGCGGGCTATATAAGAGCAGCGCGTATCCACTTACCCAGTGCGGTTGAGAAAATCGCCTTTGACCGCTTCCATGTGGCGAAGCAACTGGGCGAGGTAGTTGATAAAACCCGTCAGAATGAACATCCGCACCTCCCTGTTGAAAGCCGACACCAGGCAAAAGGAACCCGCTTCCTGTGGCAGTACAGCGATAAGTGGATGACCGAATCCCGGCAGGAAAAGCTGATGTGGCTGCGTGCACAGATGAAGCTGACGAGCCAGTGCTGGGCGCTGAAAGAGCTGGCAAAGGATATCTGGAACAGGCCATGGAGCGAGGAAAGACGGAGTGACTGGCAGAGATGGTTGGCGCTGGCGGCTAACAGTGACGTTCCCATGATGAAAAATGCCGCGAAAACGATAGGAAAAAGGCTGTACGGGATCCTGAATGCGATGCGACACAGTGTCTCAAACGGAAATGCGGAGGCACTTAACAGCAAGATCAGGCTGCTGAGGATAAAAGCCAGGGGATACCGAAACCGGGAGCGCTTTAAACTGGGGGTGATGTTCCACTACGGAAAGCTGAATATGGCGTTCTGA
- a CDS encoding transcriptional regulator FeaR — MAGASEQEKYQQWLAQINQVCGHFDARPLEGQFIGELETSYARSLKLSTVTAGSVNLFRTRQEIKNGNDAWFYTVFQLDGSAEIEQDDRRAILNTGDITLLDASRPCSIYWQEKSRQISLLVPRQIIEQQCRFQEVSCALTLSRSLPTVQLSHRLLQESMGNADLSDIESEAALEAMVCLLRPAFQQRESTQPRKERQFQNVLSLIDDHIQSEALRPEWIATESGMSVRSLYRMFADKGLVVAQYIKNRRLDLCAQVLRSASDDEKLAGIGYSWGFADHSHFSTAFKQRFGVSPGEYRKRCR, encoded by the coding sequence ATGGCGGGTGCAAGCGAACAGGAAAAGTATCAGCAGTGGCTGGCGCAAATTAACCAGGTTTGCGGGCATTTCGACGCGCGTCCTTTAGAGGGACAATTCATTGGTGAACTGGAAACCAGCTATGCCCGCAGCCTGAAGCTAAGCACCGTGACCGCAGGTAGCGTAAACCTGTTTCGTACCCGTCAGGAGATAAAAAACGGCAACGATGCCTGGTTCTATACGGTGTTTCAGCTCGACGGTAGCGCAGAGATTGAACAGGACGACCGCCGTGCCATTCTCAACACTGGTGACATTACCCTCCTCGACGCCTCGCGCCCCTGCTCCATCTACTGGCAGGAAAAATCCCGCCAGATTTCGCTGCTTGTTCCTCGTCAGATTATTGAGCAACAGTGCCGTTTTCAGGAAGTCAGCTGCGCACTCACGCTGTCGCGCAGTCTGCCGACCGTACAGCTAAGCCATCGTTTGTTGCAGGAGAGTATGGGAAATGCCGACCTGAGCGATATAGAAAGTGAAGCGGCGCTGGAAGCGATGGTGTGTCTGTTACGCCCGGCCTTTCAGCAGCGTGAGTCTACGCAGCCACGTAAAGAGCGCCAGTTCCAGAATGTTCTGTCACTGATTGACGACCATATTCAGTCTGAAGCCCTGCGCCCGGAATGGATTGCCACAGAGAGCGGAATGTCGGTGCGCAGCCTGTACCGTATGTTTGCCGATAAGGGGCTGGTGGTCGCCCAGTATATTAAAAACCGCCGTCTCGACCTCTGCGCGCAGGTGCTGCGCTCCGCCAGCGATGATGAGAAGCTGGCGGGAATTGGCTACAGCTGGGGGTTTGCCGACCATAGCCATTTCTCAACGGCGTTTAAGCAGCGCTTTGGCGTGTCGCCCGGCGAGTACCGTAAGCGTTGCCGCTAA
- a CDS encoding YnbE family lipoprotein produces the protein MKKMAGVLTVAVVAMLTGCTPRIEVAAPKEPITINMNVKIEHEIHIKVDKDVETLLKSRSDLF, from the coding sequence ATGAAAAAGATGGCTGGTGTGCTCACCGTTGCTGTGGTCGCGATGCTGACGGGCTGTACGCCGCGCATTGAAGTCGCAGCACCGAAGGAGCCGATTACCATCAACATGAACGTGAAAATCGAACATGAGATCCATATTAAGGTCGATAAAGACGTTGAAACCCTGTTGAAATCACGCAGCGATCTGTTCTGA
- a CDS encoding DNA polymerase V subunit UmuD, whose product MEFYRPADLREIIAIPLFSDLVQCGSPSPAADYVEQRIDLNKLLVSHPSSTYFVKAAGDSMIEAGISSGDLLVVDSSRTAEHGDIVIAAVDGEFTVKRLQLHPVVMLKPENSAYRPFIIGSEDNLEIFGVVTYIVKSAV is encoded by the coding sequence ATGGAATTCTACAGACCAGCAGATTTACGGGAAATTATTGCTATCCCGCTTTTCAGTGATTTAGTGCAGTGTGGATCCCCCAGTCCGGCTGCCGACTACGTTGAGCAGCGCATTGATCTCAATAAGTTGCTTGTTTCTCATCCCAGCTCGACCTACTTCGTCAAAGCCGCAGGCGATTCAATGATTGAGGCCGGGATCAGTTCTGGTGATCTACTGGTTGTTGATAGCTCCCGTACTGCTGAGCACGGGGATATCGTCATTGCTGCTGTCGACGGTGAATTCACGGTTAAGCGTCTTCAGCTGCATCCTGTTGTCATGCTCAAACCTGAAAATTCCGCATACAGGCCATTTATTATAGGTAGTGAAGATAATCTGGAAATTTTTGGTGTAGTGACGTACATCGTGAAATCTGCTGTCTGA
- a CDS encoding transposase: protein MNSRRFTPEFKRECAELVLDHGYSFRQACEASDVGVTAMRRWVRQLEIERGGLVLSGQGIPSPAPPLTPEQQYIRQLEERVQRLERDKEILKKATVDSICQCNTPFNYLFRCFELQCLSRSVV, encoded by the coding sequence ATGAATTCACGCCGATTTACCCCAGAGTTTAAACGCGAGTGCGCTGAGCTGGTCCTCGACCATGGCTACTCATTCCGCCAGGCCTGCGAAGCCTCTGATGTCGGTGTCACGGCCATGAGACGCTGGGTCAGACAGCTTGAAATTGAACGTGGTGGCCTGGTTTTATCCGGTCAGGGCATCCCCTCTCCGGCTCCTCCGCTCACGCCAGAGCAGCAGTACATTCGTCAGCTTGAAGAACGGGTTCAGCGGCTTGAGAGGGACAAGGAGATATTAAAAAAGGCTACTGTAGATTCAATCTGTCAATGCAACACCCCTTTCAATTATCTCTTTCGGTGTTTTGAACTTCAGTGTCTTTCTCGGTCTGTTGTTTAG
- a CDS encoding transcriptional regulator, translating to MNYAAVIKAANDLTNALPFLGSSPSRQDYEDALALVEYLVEHEPDSPLVEMLTAKIDQYENESPEFADFNARVASIPSGVALLRTLMDQYQLTQSDFETEIGKKSLVSRILNGQRTLTLDHMRALAKRFGVPVSAFVGN from the coding sequence ATGAATTATGCAGCAGTCATCAAAGCGGCAAACGATCTGACCAACGCGCTCCCTTTCCTGGGCTCAAGCCCGTCGCGACAAGATTATGAGGATGCGCTAGCGCTGGTGGAGTATCTGGTCGAACACGAACCCGATAGCCCGCTGGTGGAGATGCTCACCGCCAAAATCGATCAATACGAAAACGAGTCCCCGGAGTTTGCAGATTTTAACGCGCGTGTTGCCAGCATTCCGTCAGGCGTTGCGTTATTGCGAACGCTGATGGACCAGTACCAACTCACTCAGAGCGACTTCGAGACAGAGATTGGTAAAAAGTCTCTGGTGAGCCGGATCCTTAACGGACAGCGTACGTTAACGCTGGATCATATGCGTGCACTGGCGAAGCGTTTTGGCGTGCCGGTGAGTGCGTTTGTGGGGAATTGA
- a CDS encoding DNA polymerase V subunit UmuC, with product MFALCDVNSFYASCETVFRPDLKGRPVVVLSNNDGCVISRSAEAKPFVKMGEPFFKQKDLFRQHGVVCFSSNYELYADMSNRVMTTLEEMSPQVEIYSIDEAFSDLTGVRNCRDLTEFGKEIRATVLKRTHLTVGVGIAQTKTLAKLANQAAKKWQRQTGGVVDLSSIDRQRRLLALIPVEDVWGVGRRISKKLNAMGIKTALDLSEQSTWIIRKHFNVVLERTVRELRGEPCLNLEEFAPAKQEIVCSRSFGSRITDYEEMRQAICSYAARAAWKLRGEHQYCRFISAFVKTSPFALNEPYYGNSSSVKLLTPTQDSRDIINAATKCLDAIWKEGHRYQKAGVMLGDFFSQGVAQLNLFDENAPRAGSDKLMEVLDHLNSKDGRSILYFAGQGIQQQWQMKREMLSPRYTTRYSDLLSVR from the coding sequence ATGTTTGCACTGTGTGATGTGAACTCTTTCTACGCCTCATGTGAAACTGTTTTTCGCCCGGATCTGAAGGGTCGTCCAGTCGTCGTTTTGTCAAACAACGATGGTTGCGTCATCTCTCGCTCAGCTGAAGCAAAACCCTTCGTGAAAATGGGTGAGCCGTTCTTTAAACAGAAAGATCTCTTCAGGCAGCATGGGGTGGTGTGCTTCAGTAGCAACTATGAACTCTACGCGGATATGTCCAACCGGGTGATGACGACGCTTGAGGAAATGAGCCCGCAGGTGGAAATCTACAGCATTGATGAGGCCTTCAGTGACCTGACCGGAGTGCGCAATTGCCGGGATCTGACGGAGTTTGGCAAAGAGATCCGCGCGACGGTTTTGAAGCGTACGCATCTTACTGTCGGTGTCGGGATAGCACAGACAAAGACGCTGGCTAAACTGGCCAACCAGGCAGCAAAGAAGTGGCAGCGACAGACTGGTGGAGTCGTGGACCTTTCGAGCATCGACCGTCAGCGTCGGCTACTGGCTTTAATCCCGGTAGAAGATGTTTGGGGCGTCGGGAGGCGTATCAGCAAGAAGCTCAACGCGATGGGTATTAAAACCGCTCTCGATCTCTCAGAACAGAGTACGTGGATTATCCGGAAACACTTCAATGTGGTGCTTGAGCGTACCGTACGGGAACTGCGAGGCGAGCCATGTCTCAATCTGGAAGAGTTTGCACCTGCGAAGCAGGAGATAGTCTGTTCACGTTCTTTCGGTAGCCGTATCACCGACTATGAAGAAATGCGGCAGGCCATCTGCAGCTACGCTGCGCGGGCGGCATGGAAACTGCGTGGTGAGCATCAATATTGCCGTTTCATCTCGGCGTTTGTTAAAACGTCGCCGTTTGCATTGAATGAACCGTACTATGGCAACAGTTCATCGGTAAAATTACTCACCCCAACGCAAGATAGTCGCGACATCATCAATGCAGCCACAAAATGCCTGGACGCTATCTGGAAGGAGGGTCACCGGTACCAGAAAGCCGGTGTCATGCTGGGTGACTTCTTCAGCCAGGGTGTGGCTCAGCTTAACCTCTTCGATGAGAATGCCCCGCGCGCGGGAAGTGACAAATTAATGGAGGTACTGGATCATCTTAATTCTAAGGATGGGCGAAGTATCCTGTACTTTGCCGGGCAGGGCATACAGCAACAATGGCAGATGAAGCGTGAAATGCTCTCACCGCGTTACACCACAAGATACTCTGATCTTCTTAGTGTGCGATGA
- the attY gene encoding glutathione S-transferase has translation MKLYYAPDTCSLSPHIVLRELELEFELVKVNNRSKLTADGRDFLTINPKGYVAALELDDGKLLTEGPAIVQYLADLKPEIGLAPRAGSWERVRLQEWLNFITSEIHAGSALLFNPSLPEDVKSIYREKLFRRFNYLQDQLNGKTYLMGSTFSVADAYLFTVLGWCKFFSIDLNCWPLLSAYMARINTRPAVQSALLTEASG, from the coding sequence ATGAAACTCTATTACGCCCCGGATACCTGTTCGCTTTCACCACACATTGTGCTGCGTGAACTGGAGCTTGAGTTTGAACTGGTTAAAGTGAACAACCGTAGCAAGCTCACCGCTGATGGACGTGATTTCCTGACCATTAACCCTAAAGGTTATGTCGCTGCGCTTGAACTTGACGATGGAAAGCTCCTCACTGAAGGACCTGCCATTGTGCAGTATCTCGCGGATCTTAAACCGGAAATCGGGCTGGCACCGCGAGCGGGCAGCTGGGAGCGGGTGCGTCTGCAGGAATGGCTTAACTTTATCACCAGTGAAATACACGCTGGCTCAGCGTTGTTATTCAATCCCTCACTGCCCGAAGACGTTAAGTCGATTTATCGAGAGAAGCTGTTCCGGCGGTTCAATTATCTTCAGGATCAGCTCAACGGTAAAACCTATCTGATGGGTTCAACGTTCAGTGTTGCTGATGCCTACCTTTTCACCGTACTTGGCTGGTGTAAATTCTTTTCCATCGACCTGAATTGCTGGCCCTTGCTGTCAGCATATATGGCAAGAATTAATACACGACCTGCTGTGCAGTCCGCATTACTGACTGAAGCGTCTGGCTAA
- a CDS encoding LysR family transcriptional regulator → MMNLLHWRLLVAVADAHNISRAAEEIGMTQSGASQAIAQLEASLGFPVFTRERRYIGVTALGVQVVEHARSMVLTLNAIRLLADESRELNNGRIRLASFPSVTSTFLPRLLRDFKRLHPGIEVVLLEGTDEEVEEWLAADTVELGVVMNPAPGRADVVLGKDAWVAVMPARHLLAGHARAYGITLEQLADQPFILATGGCLVNGRSLMENAGLQLTDVRVKVRDWVSACMLVGEGMGVALVPESALPEELHGLCVVPLTPSLHREFGLVCSPSGNASATTQMLLKGLGKRESTTSR, encoded by the coding sequence ATGATGAATCTTTTGCACTGGCGCTTATTGGTCGCAGTGGCCGATGCCCACAATATTTCGCGCGCCGCTGAGGAAATTGGCATGACGCAGTCTGGTGCCAGCCAGGCTATCGCTCAGCTAGAGGCGTCACTTGGGTTTCCTGTTTTCACACGTGAGCGGCGATATATCGGCGTCACCGCCCTGGGTGTGCAGGTTGTCGAACATGCAAGGAGCATGGTATTGACGCTGAATGCGATCCGTTTGCTGGCAGATGAGAGCCGGGAGTTAAACAATGGGCGCATTCGCCTGGCCAGTTTTCCCTCCGTGACGTCCACGTTTTTGCCCAGGTTATTGCGGGACTTTAAGCGCCTGCATCCCGGTATTGAGGTAGTGCTCCTCGAAGGTACAGACGAGGAAGTCGAGGAGTGGCTTGCAGCAGACACAGTTGAACTCGGGGTTGTCATGAACCCCGCCCCCGGGCGTGCAGATGTTGTTTTAGGCAAGGATGCCTGGGTAGCGGTAATGCCCGCCCGTCATCTGCTGGCAGGTCATGCCAGGGCATATGGCATAACGTTAGAACAACTGGCAGATCAGCCCTTTATCCTTGCTACCGGGGGGTGTTTAGTGAATGGACGCAGCCTGATGGAAAATGCGGGCTTGCAGCTCACTGACGTGCGCGTGAAAGTTCGCGATTGGGTCAGCGCCTGCATGTTGGTAGGTGAAGGTATGGGCGTCGCACTTGTACCAGAATCAGCCCTACCGGAGGAATTACACGGCCTGTGTGTAGTACCGCTGACCCCTTCCCTGCATCGTGAATTTGGACTGGTTTGTTCGCCATCCGGAAACGCTTCTGCGACGACCCAGATGCTGCTCAAAGGGCTGGGCAAACGGGAGTCTACGACTTCACGGTGA
- the insI4 gene encoding transposase InsI for insertion sequence element IS30D — translation MRRTFTAEEKASVFELWKNGTGFSEIANILGSKPGTIFTMLRDTGGIKPHERKRAVAHLTLSEREEIRAGLSAKMSIRAIATALNRSPSTISREVQRNRGRRYYKAVDANNRANRMAKRPKPCLLDQNLPLRKLVLEKLEMKWSPEQISGWLRRTKPRQKTLRISPETIYKTLYFRSREALHHLNIQHLRRSHSLRHGRRHTRKGERGTINIVNGTPIHERSRNIDNRRSLGHWEGDLVSGTKNSHIATLVDRKSRYTIILRLRGKDSVSVNQALTDKFLSLPSELRKSLTWDRGMELARHLEFTVSTGVKVYFCDPQSPWQRGTNENTNGLIRQYFPKKTCLAQYTQHELDLVAAQLNNRPRKTLKFKTPKEIIERGVALTD, via the coding sequence ATGAGACGAACATTTACAGCAGAGGAAAAAGCCTCTGTTTTTGAACTATGGAAGAACGGAACAGGCTTCAGTGAAATAGCGAATATCCTGGGTTCAAAACCCGGAACGATCTTCACTATGTTAAGGGATACTGGCGGCATAAAACCCCATGAGCGTAAGCGGGCTGTAGCTCACCTGACACTGTCTGAGCGCGAGGAGATACGAGCTGGTTTGTCAGCCAAAATGAGCATTCGTGCGATAGCTACTGCGCTGAATCGCAGTCCTTCGACGATCTCACGTGAAGTTCAGCGTAATCGGGGCAGACGCTATTACAAAGCTGTTGATGCTAATAACCGAGCCAACAGAATGGCGAAAAGGCCAAAACCGTGCTTACTGGATCAAAATTTACCATTGCGAAAGCTTGTTCTGGAAAAGCTGGAGATGAAATGGTCTCCAGAGCAAATATCAGGATGGTTAAGGCGAACAAAACCACGTCAAAAAACGCTGCGAATATCACCTGAGACAATTTATAAAACGCTGTACTTTCGTAGCCGTGAAGCGCTACACCACCTGAATATACAGCATCTGCGACGGTCGCATAGCCTTCGCCATGGCAGGCGTCATACCCGCAAAGGCGAAAGAGGTACGATTAACATAGTGAACGGAACACCAATTCACGAACGTTCCCGAAATATCGATAACAGACGCTCTCTGGGGCATTGGGAGGGCGATTTAGTCTCAGGTACAAAAAACTCTCATATAGCCACACTTGTAGACCGAAAATCACGTTATACGATCATCCTTAGACTCAGGGGCAAAGATTCTGTCTCAGTAAATCAGGCTCTTACCGACAAATTCCTGAGTTTACCGTCAGAACTCAGAAAATCACTGACATGGGACAGAGGAATGGAACTGGCCAGACATCTAGAATTTACTGTCAGCACCGGCGTTAAAGTTTACTTCTGCGATCCTCAGAGTCCTTGGCAGCGGGGAACAAATGAGAACACAAATGGGCTAATTCGGCAGTACTTTCCTAAAAAGACATGTCTTGCCCAATATACTCAACATGAACTAGATCTGGTTGCTGCTCAGCTAAACAACAGACCGAGAAAGACACTGAAGTTCAAAACACCGAAAGAGATAATTGAAAGGGGTGTTGCATTGACAGATTGA